A window from Actimicrobium sp. CCC2.4 encodes these proteins:
- a CDS encoding response regulator produces the protein MAKTILIVDDSVSLRKVVAIALTGAGYEVIEAGDGLDALDKLAGLAGKKVHLIISDVNMPRMGGLEFVRQVKNNAAYRFTPVIMLTTEGQDAIKEQGRAAGAKAWILKPFNPPQMLNAVAKLIPP, from the coding sequence ATGGCAAAGACCATATTGATTGTTGATGATTCGGTGAGTCTGCGCAAAGTCGTGGCGATTGCACTGACCGGTGCCGGCTATGAGGTCATCGAGGCCGGCGATGGACTCGATGCCCTCGACAAGCTGGCCGGGCTGGCGGGAAAGAAGGTCCACCTGATCATCAGCGACGTCAACATGCCGCGCATGGGAGGACTGGAATTTGTCCGCCAGGTCAAGAACAACGCGGCCTACAGATTTACCCCGGTGATCATGCTCACCACCGAGGGCCAGGACGCCATAAAAGAGCAGGGGCGCGCCGCCGGTGCCAAAGCCTGGATTCTCAAGCCGTTCAATCCGCCGCAAATGCTCAACGCGGTTGCCAAACTGATTCCTCCTTGA
- a CDS encoding type II and III secretion system protein family protein has protein sequence MTSSHHMGRDALRASPRRAARAPSSVRARKDVMTFSRWRISAGVVSLCAGLTLLQVHAQGVAPVAPAPAAAPVAPANRVAARPPAAVPAVTSPPPAPVPAPASPPAGQAADTAAASAPPLNGYAVQLKPTVRRPPAASRPYAPISPQNDQGMIPEIEMFVGESRVFPTPGVARIAVGNGQIMSAAALDEKEVIVFANGVGTSSLFVWNADGRYQRVKVSIVPGDTTRIARDVMAFLKSMPGTRTSIIGDKVIIEGDNLSDVELAKIDMLEKRYPQIINFTNQLGWEPMVMLDVKVVEFPTNELRDIGLKWGSVGGAAIGAIWSPGRRGTDGPYQVNIQGTNAAPITSPEGSGSPVRVPGGLNVLSVLNLGLNAQLNLLAQQGKASLLAQPQLSARSGTKASFLAGGEFPYSVATINGVTVQFKPYGIKLDILPKVDRNGVIRATIDAEVSKIDASLSTAAGPALQTRKTKTEFNVLAGDTIVLAGMLQADNSTSIDKVPLLGDVPVLGALFRSKRFENKETELVVFVTPTIVDSRSPALIERIERTTGQLKNNLGKQPYLETPATIRLPAQDNTKASGLATGPVPAQLAPPAPAPTPATMPAAVPAVLPKQASATEPSAPSSADAAPAGTTDFVPFGMSSH, from the coding sequence ATGACCAGTTCCCACCATATGGGCCGGGACGCGCTGCGCGCGTCGCCTCGTCGCGCTGCCCGCGCTCCATCGTCTGTTCGCGCCCGCAAGGATGTGATGACGTTTTCACGCTGGCGCATCAGCGCGGGGGTGGTCAGCCTGTGTGCGGGCCTGACATTGCTGCAGGTGCATGCGCAGGGAGTGGCACCGGTTGCGCCGGCACCGGCAGCGGCACCGGTAGCACCCGCCAACCGCGTGGCAGCGCGTCCGCCAGCGGCGGTGCCGGCAGTGACATCACCCCCTCCGGCCCCGGTTCCTGCGCCTGCCAGTCCGCCAGCGGGTCAAGCTGCAGACACCGCCGCAGCGTCCGCACCACCGCTCAATGGCTACGCCGTACAACTGAAGCCCACAGTGCGTCGTCCGCCAGCGGCGTCACGTCCGTATGCACCGATCTCGCCGCAAAACGACCAGGGCATGATTCCCGAAATCGAAATGTTCGTCGGTGAGTCGCGGGTATTCCCGACGCCCGGCGTGGCGCGTATCGCGGTCGGCAACGGCCAAATCATGTCGGCGGCAGCGCTCGACGAAAAAGAAGTCATCGTGTTTGCCAACGGGGTCGGGACCTCGTCGTTGTTTGTCTGGAATGCCGATGGCCGCTACCAGCGCGTCAAGGTCAGCATCGTCCCTGGCGACACCACGCGTATTGCCCGTGACGTGATGGCGTTCCTGAAGTCGATGCCCGGCACACGCACCTCGATCATCGGCGACAAGGTCATCATCGAAGGCGACAACCTGTCCGATGTCGAGCTGGCCAAAATCGACATGCTCGAAAAGCGCTACCCGCAAATCATCAACTTCACCAACCAGCTCGGTTGGGAACCAATGGTGATGCTGGATGTGAAAGTGGTCGAATTTCCGACCAACGAATTGCGCGATATCGGCCTCAAGTGGGGCAGTGTCGGCGGTGCTGCGATCGGTGCGATCTGGTCGCCGGGACGACGCGGCACCGATGGGCCTTACCAGGTCAATATCCAGGGTACCAATGCCGCACCGATCACCTCGCCGGAAGGTAGCGGCAGTCCGGTGCGGGTACCGGGCGGACTCAACGTGCTCAGTGTGCTCAATCTCGGCCTGAATGCGCAACTCAATTTGCTGGCACAGCAAGGCAAGGCCAGCCTGCTGGCACAACCGCAGTTGTCGGCGCGCAGCGGCACCAAGGCCAGTTTCCTGGCTGGCGGCGAATTTCCGTATTCGGTGGCGACCATCAATGGCGTGACGGTCCAGTTCAAGCCCTACGGTATCAAGCTCGACATCCTGCCGAAGGTCGACCGTAATGGCGTCATTCGCGCCACCATCGATGCCGAAGTCAGCAAGATCGATGCCTCGCTGAGTACCGCCGCCGGTCCGGCACTGCAGACGCGCAAGACCAAGACCGAATTCAATGTGCTGGCCGGCGACACCATCGTACTGGCCGGCATGCTGCAAGCCGATAACAGCACCAGCATCGACAAAGTGCCGTTACTCGGCGACGTGCCAGTGCTCGGTGCATTGTTCCGCTCCAAGCGGTTCGAGAACAAGGAAACCGAGCTGGTCGTCTTCGTCACGCCAACCATCGTCGACAGCCGCAGTCCGGCGCTGATCGAGCGCATCGAGCGCACCACCGGTCAGCTGAAAAACAACCTCGGCAAACAGCCTTACCTGGAGACACCCGCGACGATACGCTTGCCCGCACAAGACAACACGAAGGCGTCCGGGTTGGCGACGGGACCTGTGCCGGCGCAGCTTGCTCCGCCCGCACCTGCACCTACACCCGCAACGATGCCCGCAGCAGTTCCCGCCGTGTTGCCAAAGCAAGCCTCTGCAACGGAGCCATCCGCTCCGTCATCCGCCGATGCCGCACCTGCCGGGACCACTGATTTTGTCCCGTTCGGCATGTCATCCCACTGA
- a CDS encoding STAS domain-containing protein, which translates to MMKPVMITISGELTIYQVAETRALLQRALTGHDGSDQLMLDLAGVTECDGAGVQLLLAFSQAVSAGGTDLVLCYVAPFLAELLREFGLGSRFAECAPAVAA; encoded by the coding sequence ATGATGAAACCGGTGATGATCACGATTAGCGGCGAATTGACGATTTATCAGGTGGCAGAAACCCGCGCGCTGTTGCAGCGCGCACTGACCGGCCATGATGGCAGCGATCAACTAATGCTCGACCTGGCGGGCGTGACCGAATGCGACGGCGCCGGCGTGCAATTGCTGCTGGCCTTTTCGCAAGCGGTATCGGCCGGCGGCACTGATCTGGTGTTGTGCTACGTCGCACCGTTTCTTGCGGAGCTGTTGCGCGAGTTCGGACTCGGCAGCCGGTTTGCGGAATGTGCACCGGCAGTCGCAGCATGA
- a CDS encoding TadE/TadG family type IV pilus assembly protein codes for MALLLLIARMTRIVSCRIGFATPDRQRGASLLGMVIAVPLFILSGMAIVQFGMLYIVRDNFNHAVLMAARAGAVAHANLETIQQAYVQALVPRYVDSLSGDELFDAKIRAKDVVTGSNDGGENPRRSYARIVLENPTRQSFSDWNSPLLQYTVGAGSRVIPHSAPALRAAGRRDGFGQSFQEANLISLRITQGYQPTIPWMGRLYNRYLARQDDDSDTTYTDLLGRGLIPLVATVTLQMQSDAIERLTVPHPGANDCIAINHPDGCLPSRCRPGDIQCDPVCKPPALCAMPELSSQ; via the coding sequence ATGGCTTTGCTCTTGCTCATTGCCCGCATGACCCGGATCGTCAGTTGCCGCATCGGCTTTGCGACGCCGGATCGTCAGCGAGGCGCCAGCCTGCTCGGCATGGTCATTGCGGTTCCGTTGTTCATTTTGTCCGGTATGGCGATCGTGCAATTCGGCATGCTGTATATCGTCCGTGACAACTTCAATCATGCGGTCCTCATGGCTGCGCGGGCCGGGGCAGTGGCACACGCGAATCTCGAAACCATCCAGCAAGCCTATGTCCAGGCACTGGTGCCACGTTATGTTGATAGCCTAAGTGGTGATGAGCTCTTCGATGCGAAGATCAGGGCAAAGGATGTTGTTACCGGTAGTAATGACGGGGGCGAAAATCCGCGACGCAGTTACGCCCGCATCGTTCTGGAAAATCCTACCCGACAGAGTTTTTCGGATTGGAATAGTCCGTTATTGCAATACACCGTCGGTGCCGGCAGTCGTGTGATCCCACACAGCGCTCCGGCGCTGCGTGCCGCGGGGCGTCGAGACGGGTTCGGCCAAAGTTTTCAGGAAGCCAATCTGATCAGCTTGCGCATCACTCAGGGATATCAGCCGACCATCCCCTGGATGGGGCGGCTTTACAACCGATACCTCGCCAGGCAGGACGATGACAGCGACACGACTTATACCGATTTACTCGGTAGGGGCCTGATCCCGCTGGTGGCCACGGTCACGCTGCAAATGCAATCGGATGCAATCGAGCGTTTGACCGTTCCGCACCCGGGCGCCAACGATTGCATTGCGATCAACCATCCGGACGGTTGTTTGCCGTCACGATGCCGACCGGGCGATATCCAGTGTGATCCGGTTTGCAAGCCGCCGGCTCTCTGCGCAATGCCGGAGTTGTCGAGCCAATGA
- a CDS encoding chemotaxis protein CheA: MSTAGIYDEALTLFFDEAREMVQQIEDALLALELEQEAANPETINALFRAAHTIKGSAGIFSLDRVVRFTHQVESVLDRVRKNALNIDATLSELLFKSCDMMAALLAEAEHPLHQPEALARLDLDAATLAGQIAVYLVDQPVAGGPADLAADRTENLWHISLRFGKDAFRNGFDPLAVIRYLKTLGDIVALVTIDDAIPDWAMFDPESCHLGFELSLRSSASRADIDGAFEFVHDDCMVRVIAPGCRMPDFVALIQALPQERRLGDILIDCGAVTRQALDEALLRQESGAPAPLGEILIAQHQVAPEVVDAALSRQSKSRDARSDDARFVRVPADKLDELINLVGELVICGSSASLQALNLNDIDLIGTTQQMSGLVEEIRNGALSLRMVQIGETFARYRRVVRDVSGELGKQVQLEIEGAETELDKSVVEKIGDPLMHLVRNALDHGIESPQLRLAAGKPAGGTIRLSARHESGNILIRVSDDGRGLDGEKLLAKALQSGLVAPGQVLTEADKLNLIFAPGLSTAEAVTNLSGRGVGMDVVRKNIEALRGAIRLHSVIGEGTLIEIRLPLTLAIIDGFLVRIGGSSFVIPLNAVVECIDADESRLQLHHGAAGRIELRGGVLPFLDLRAVFSIAGTRSGKRSIVVVQSESGRSGLLVDQLLGEYQTVIKPLGKLFQNLRGISGSTVLGSGEVALILDVGAMVKLASVKKKEEVVVK; this comes from the coding sequence ATGAGTACGGCGGGGATCTACGACGAAGCGCTGACGCTGTTTTTTGATGAAGCGCGCGAGATGGTGCAGCAAATCGAAGATGCGCTGCTGGCGCTGGAGCTGGAGCAGGAAGCGGCCAATCCGGAAACCATCAATGCGTTGTTCCGGGCGGCGCACACGATCAAGGGGTCTGCCGGCATATTCAGTCTCGACCGCGTTGTACGCTTCACCCATCAGGTCGAAAGCGTGCTCGACCGCGTGCGCAAAAATGCACTGAACATCGATGCCACGCTCAGCGAATTGCTCTTCAAAAGTTGCGACATGATGGCGGCATTATTGGCCGAAGCCGAACACCCGCTTCACCAGCCCGAAGCGCTGGCGCGACTCGATTTGGATGCCGCCACACTGGCTGGCCAGATCGCCGTTTATCTGGTGGATCAGCCAGTTGCAGGCGGACCGGCCGACCTTGCTGCGGACCGTACCGAAAACCTCTGGCATATCTCGCTGCGCTTCGGCAAAGACGCCTTTCGCAACGGCTTCGATCCGCTGGCCGTGATCCGTTATCTGAAGACCCTGGGCGACATCGTGGCGCTGGTGACCATCGACGACGCCATCCCCGACTGGGCGATGTTCGATCCGGAGTCCTGCCACCTCGGTTTCGAACTATCGCTGCGCTCGTCTGCATCACGGGCCGACATCGATGGCGCCTTTGAATTTGTCCACGACGATTGCATGGTGCGGGTCATCGCGCCGGGGTGCCGCATGCCCGATTTTGTCGCGCTGATCCAGGCCTTGCCGCAGGAGCGCAGGCTGGGCGACATCCTGATCGATTGCGGTGCCGTGACGCGCCAGGCGCTCGACGAAGCGCTGCTGCGGCAGGAGTCCGGTGCGCCCGCGCCGCTGGGCGAAATCCTGATTGCGCAACATCAGGTCGCACCCGAAGTGGTCGATGCGGCGCTGTCGCGGCAGTCAAAGTCGCGTGATGCGCGCAGCGACGATGCGCGCTTTGTCAGGGTGCCGGCCGACAAGCTCGATGAACTGATCAATCTGGTGGGCGAACTGGTCATCTGCGGATCGAGTGCCAGCCTGCAGGCGCTGAATCTGAACGATATCGACCTGATCGGGACCACCCAGCAAATGAGCGGGCTGGTCGAAGAGATCCGCAACGGCGCACTGTCCTTGCGCATGGTGCAGATCGGCGAAACCTTCGCCCGTTACCGGCGCGTCGTGCGTGATGTCTCCGGTGAGCTGGGCAAGCAGGTGCAACTGGAGATCGAAGGTGCCGAGACCGAACTCGACAAGTCCGTGGTCGAAAAAATCGGCGACCCGCTGATGCATCTGGTGCGCAATGCACTCGACCACGGCATCGAATCGCCGCAGCTAAGGCTGGCTGCCGGCAAACCGGCCGGCGGCACCATCCGGCTCTCGGCCCGACACGAGTCGGGCAATATCCTGATCCGCGTCAGCGATGATGGCCGTGGTCTCGACGGCGAAAAACTGCTGGCCAAGGCGCTGCAGTCCGGTCTGGTCGCGCCCGGCCAGGTGCTGACCGAGGCCGACAAGCTGAACCTGATTTTTGCACCCGGATTGTCGACCGCCGAAGCCGTCACCAATCTGTCCGGCCGCGGCGTCGGCATGGATGTGGTGCGCAAGAACATCGAGGCGCTGCGCGGCGCGATCCGCCTTCACAGCGTCATCGGGGAGGGCACGCTGATCGAAATCCGCTTGCCCTTGACGCTGGCCATCATCGATGGATTTCTGGTGCGTATCGGCGGCAGTTCGTTCGTCATTCCGCTTAACGCGGTGGTCGAGTGCATCGATGCCGACGAGTCGCGTCTGCAGCTGCACCATGGCGCGGCCGGTCGCATCGAACTGCGCGGTGGCGTGCTGCCCTTTCTCGATTTACGGGCAGTGTTTTCGATCGCCGGGACGCGTTCCGGCAAGCGCAGCATCGTCGTCGTCCAGAGCGAAAGCGGCCGTTCCGGTTTGCTGGTCGACCAGTTGCTGGGCGAATACCAGACCGTCATCAAGCCGCTCGGCAAGCTGTTCCAGAACCTGCGTGGTATCAGCGGTTCGACCGTGCTGGGTTCCGGCGAAGTGGCATTGATCCTCGATGTGGGCGCGATGGTGAAGCTGGCATCGGTCAAAAAGAAGGAAGAAGTCGTCGTGAAGTAG
- a CDS encoding methyl-accepting chemotaxis protein — MPNMRHADSSSFSSPAASGRRSAIPLRQALPACYGMSFLAFCFACLPLFQRFGTWQIVAATGVLFTAGGSCWFAACLAGASRDSTIERDATEQSATRLRELAGAVVPVWQRHVVSVKSQTEDAVVQLVDSFSSIVTQFDKAGFGEQQRAGKRDPSSINLLALCEQELTPVVVTLEHVIASKDTLLNSVRALAGETHQLRDMAEQVSVIAAQTNLLAINAAIEAARAGSAGRGFAVVATEVRKLSLMSAETGKSIGDRVRKIAVITNQTLQGAAAAADSDAQRITAAGDKIRDVLDHVRKLGESAESMRRQGAIIRADVENLLVSLQYQDRISQILSVLDDDMLRLRQAVEDEQAALPTPQAWMAVLDSTYTMEEERHGYVPAKRKAIGQAVASADDDVTFF, encoded by the coding sequence ATGCCAAATATGCGCCACGCCGATTCATCGTCCTTCAGCTCGCCTGCCGCGTCAGGTCGACGCTCGGCTATCCCCCTCCGCCAGGCGCTGCCGGCTTGCTACGGCATGTCATTTCTGGCGTTTTGTTTTGCCTGCCTGCCTTTGTTCCAGCGGTTCGGGACGTGGCAAATCGTGGCGGCAACGGGGGTGCTTTTTACTGCTGGCGGTAGCTGCTGGTTCGCCGCCTGTCTGGCCGGTGCCAGCCGGGATAGCACCATAGAGCGCGATGCTACGGAGCAATCCGCCACCCGGTTGCGCGAGTTGGCCGGTGCCGTCGTGCCGGTCTGGCAACGCCATGTGGTATCGGTCAAATCCCAGACCGAAGACGCCGTGGTGCAACTGGTTGACAGTTTTTCATCGATCGTCACGCAGTTCGACAAGGCCGGTTTTGGCGAGCAGCAGCGCGCCGGCAAGCGTGACCCGTCCTCGATCAATTTGCTGGCGCTGTGCGAACAGGAGCTGACCCCGGTGGTCGTGACGCTCGAGCACGTCATCGCCAGCAAGGACACGCTGCTCAACAGCGTCAGAGCGCTGGCTGGCGAGACCCATCAGTTGCGCGACATGGCCGAGCAGGTCAGCGTGATCGCCGCCCAAACCAATTTGCTGGCGATCAACGCTGCCATCGAAGCGGCGCGTGCCGGTTCGGCCGGACGCGGCTTTGCGGTGGTCGCTACCGAAGTGCGCAAGCTGTCGCTGATGTCGGCCGAGACCGGCAAGAGCATCGGCGACCGCGTGCGCAAGATTGCTGTCATCACCAACCAGACCCTGCAGGGTGCGGCGGCCGCAGCCGACAGCGATGCGCAGCGCATCACGGCTGCGGGCGACAAGATCCGCGACGTCCTCGACCATGTCCGCAAGCTCGGCGAATCGGCCGAAAGCATGCGCCGCCAGGGCGCGATCATCCGCGCCGATGTCGAGAACCTGCTGGTCAGCCTGCAGTACCAGGACCGCATTTCACAGATTCTGTCGGTACTCGACGATGACATGCTGCGTCTGCGACAAGCGGTCGAGGATGAACAGGCGGCCTTGCCAACGCCGCAAGCCTGGATGGCCGTGCTCGACAGTACTTACACGATGGAAGAAGAGCGACACGGCTACGTGCCGGCCAAGCGCAAGGCGATCGGTCAAGCGGTCGCCAGCGCGGATGATGACGTGACCTTTTTTTAG
- a CDS encoding type II secretion system F family protein: MNTASSQGLLVAGISVVVCLAVGLLSWVIIEQGGAAMQRYRASFTDRTRFQAREFFLFIDPAKLFVANLAVMLLGGVLAWALTGSALLALPVFFGLGLLPRALYRWLRERRLQQFDAQLPDALLMLSGGLRAGVGLNAATQQLVAESQPPLAQEFSLMLREQRLGVTLEQSLTNLSRRIPTVTTTLVVSAMRIAAETGGGLAEALERTSHTVRSRLQMEGKIGALTAQGKLQAWVVGMLPLALMAVLNKMEPESMSYLWHSQVGWATLAVIAFLEIMGVVLIRKIVAIDV; this comes from the coding sequence ATGAATACCGCATCCAGTCAGGGCTTGCTGGTGGCCGGTATCAGTGTCGTGGTGTGCCTGGCAGTCGGCTTGCTGAGCTGGGTGATCATCGAGCAGGGCGGCGCGGCAATGCAGCGCTATCGCGCCAGTTTTACGGACAGGACGCGCTTTCAGGCGCGCGAATTTTTTCTGTTCATTGATCCGGCCAAGCTGTTCGTTGCTAATCTCGCCGTGATGCTGCTGGGCGGCGTGCTGGCATGGGCGCTGACCGGTAGCGCCTTGCTGGCATTGCCGGTATTTTTCGGGCTGGGATTGCTGCCGCGCGCGCTGTATCGCTGGTTGCGCGAGCGCCGCCTGCAACAGTTCGATGCGCAGTTGCCGGATGCCCTGCTGATGCTGTCCGGCGGCTTGCGTGCCGGCGTCGGTCTCAATGCCGCGACCCAGCAACTGGTGGCCGAATCCCAGCCGCCGCTGGCGCAGGAGTTTTCGCTGATGCTGCGCGAACAGCGCCTTGGCGTCACGCTCGAACAAAGCCTGACCAATCTCAGCCGACGCATCCCTACCGTCACCACCACGCTGGTGGTATCGGCCATGCGGATCGCTGCCGAAACCGGCGGCGGCTTGGCCGAAGCGCTCGAGCGCACTTCGCACACGGTACGCAGCCGGCTGCAAATGGAAGGCAAGATCGGTGCACTGACTGCGCAAGGCAAGCTGCAAGCCTGGGTGGTCGGCATGTTGCCGCTGGCATTGATGGCAGTGCTCAATAAAATGGAGCCGGAGTCGATGAGCTACCTGTGGCACAGCCAGGTCGGCTGGGCCACCCTGGCGGTGATCGCCTTCCTTGAAATCATGGGTGTCGTTTTGATCCGCAAGATCGTGGCGATTGACGTCTGA
- a CDS encoding type II secretion system F family protein, producing MTPLSHSTLIFLLALAIGLSVALIGWLLGRSVAEVPTENRDYKDAPPLAFRLAWWPIQWISYYLALLGIAPSDDKSWLRMRRAGLDYMLTPSQFLAGCLLCMSVTAVLFCWLLYALMQARVGSAPLSTVAYGEAALSGMVFGWVMLRFWLHDRIALRQREILKSLPFFLDIVTLCVEAGLNLQGALSQSVDKGPPGAFRDECQRVLRDVRAGKARAEALRAMAERLREPGITSFVTSVIQAESMGMNLGPVLRAQADQRRTERFQRAEKKALEAPVKLLLPLIVFIFPCTFIVLFFPIAMQFLHAGS from the coding sequence ATGACTCCGCTATCGCATTCGACGCTGATCTTCCTGCTGGCGCTTGCCATCGGCTTATCGGTCGCGCTGATTGGCTGGCTGCTGGGACGGTCCGTCGCGGAAGTGCCGACCGAAAACCGCGACTACAAGGATGCCCCGCCGCTGGCTTTCCGCTTGGCGTGGTGGCCGATTCAGTGGATCAGTTATTACCTCGCCCTGCTCGGTATCGCGCCGTCCGACGATAAGTCGTGGTTGCGGATGCGTCGCGCCGGACTCGATTACATGCTCACGCCAAGCCAGTTCCTCGCCGGATGTCTGTTGTGCATGAGCGTGACAGCGGTCCTGTTTTGCTGGCTGCTGTATGCGCTGATGCAGGCACGGGTCGGATCAGCACCGTTGAGCACGGTCGCCTACGGCGAAGCTGCCTTGTCCGGCATGGTGTTTGGCTGGGTCATGCTGCGCTTCTGGTTGCATGACCGCATCGCGTTGCGCCAGCGCGAGATCCTTAAGAGCCTGCCGTTTTTTCTCGATATCGTCACCTTGTGCGTCGAAGCCGGTCTAAATTTGCAGGGGGCGCTGAGCCAGTCCGTCGATAAAGGACCACCGGGCGCGTTTCGCGACGAATGCCAGCGCGTGTTGCGCGACGTGCGCGCCGGCAAGGCCCGCGCCGAAGCTTTGCGGGCAATGGCCGAACGCTTGCGCGAACCCGGCATCACCAGCTTCGTCACGTCTGTCATTCAGGCCGAAAGCATGGGCATGAATCTCGGCCCGGTGTTGCGCGCCCAGGCCGATCAACGTCGTACCGAGCGCTTCCAGCGCGCCGAGAAAAAAGCCCTGGAAGCGCCGGTCAAGCTGCTGCTGCCGCTGATCGTTTTCATCTTTCCATGTACGTTCATCGTGCTATTTTTCCCTATCGCGATGCAGTTCTTACATGCGGGATCGTAA
- a CDS encoding ATPase, T2SS/T4P/T4SS family, with protein MLHIKIIDPDGSISTLDVPADCGIGKSRRNEIRLANWRIAQEHARLMTTPSGIMIQCLGAYGGVSLNGERVDVHAGPLQRHDLIGIGPYRLQVAPHMRDSAPAGTTTRADSDIVMPEPAGATDHALVPAGPLVMHASANPAQRELEFDWRRRLHAELLQTMDLRRHDVSTMSDQQLRQDTDALIRQIMLAREADIPSELDRDLLRQQVLNEAIGLGPLEDLLADDEVSEIMVNRYDEIYVERAGRLHRHPLVFTGERAVLGVIERIVAPLGRRIDESSPMVDARLKDGSRVNAIIAPLALKGATLTIRKFARRKLNADDLVRAGSVSAAMAEFLRICVVARKNIVVSGGTGSGKTTLLNILSNFIPDHERVITVEDAAELKLHHAHLISLEARPANVEGKGAVTIRELVRNTLRMRPDRIVVGECRGAEALDMLQAMNTGHEGSLTTLHANTPRDGLARLETMVLMAGMDLPLQAIREQISSAVDIIVQQTRFACGTRMVTSITEITGMESGKILLQELFRFASQGFDGKAGKVRGCFTGCDLVPTFYDDLRAAGITPDMSIFKPDATLAPAPRDLA; from the coding sequence ATGTTGCATATCAAAATCATCGATCCCGACGGATCCATCAGTACGCTTGATGTGCCCGCCGATTGCGGCATCGGCAAGTCGCGCCGGAATGAAATCCGGTTGGCAAACTGGCGCATCGCCCAGGAGCATGCCCGCCTGATGACGACACCGTCGGGCATCATGATCCAGTGCCTTGGTGCCTACGGTGGCGTCAGTCTCAATGGCGAACGGGTCGATGTGCATGCCGGTCCGCTGCAGCGGCATGACCTGATCGGTATCGGTCCGTATCGCTTGCAGGTTGCCCCGCACATGCGCGATAGCGCACCAGCCGGCACCACGACCAGAGCCGATAGCGACATCGTGATGCCCGAACCGGCCGGCGCGACCGACCATGCTCTCGTGCCGGCCGGTCCGCTGGTCATGCACGCATCGGCCAATCCGGCGCAGCGCGAACTTGAATTCGACTGGCGCCGGCGCCTGCATGCCGAACTGTTGCAGACCATGGACTTGCGTCGCCACGATGTCTCGACGATGTCCGACCAGCAGTTGCGACAAGATACCGATGCGCTGATCCGGCAAATCATGCTGGCCCGCGAGGCCGACATTCCGTCCGAACTCGATCGCGACCTGTTGCGCCAGCAAGTGCTCAACGAAGCGATCGGCCTCGGCCCGCTCGAAGACTTGCTGGCCGACGACGAGGTCAGTGAAATCATGGTCAACCGCTACGACGAGATCTATGTCGAACGGGCCGGCCGCTTGCATCGCCATCCGCTGGTGTTTACCGGCGAGCGCGCCGTGCTGGGCGTGATCGAACGCATCGTCGCACCGCTCGGACGGCGTATCGACGAATCCTCGCCGATGGTCGATGCGCGACTCAAGGATGGCTCGCGGGTCAATGCGATCATCGCGCCGCTGGCACTGAAGGGTGCCACACTGACGATCCGTAAATTTGCCCGCCGCAAGCTGAATGCCGATGACCTCGTCAGGGCCGGCTCGGTCAGTGCCGCGATGGCCGAATTCCTGCGCATCTGCGTGGTCGCACGCAAGAACATCGTCGTCTCCGGCGGCACCGGCTCCGGCAAGACCACGCTGCTCAATATCCTGTCGAACTTCATCCCTGACCACGAACGGGTGATCACCGTCGAGGATGCCGCTGAACTCAAGCTGCACCACGCGCACCTGATCAGCCTCGAGGCGCGGCCGGCCAACGTCGAAGGCAAGGGTGCCGTGACGATCCGCGAGCTGGTGCGCAACACGCTGCGGATGCGACCCGACCGCATCGTCGTTGGCGAATGCCGCGGTGCCGAAGCGCTCGACATGCTGCAGGCAATGAATACCGGCCATGAAGGTTCGCTGACCACGCTGCACGCGAACACGCCACGCGACGGGCTGGCCCGGCTCGAAACCATGGTGCTGATGGCCGGCATGGATTTGCCGCTGCAAGCGATCCGCGAACAGATCAGTTCGGCGGTTGACATCATCGTGCAGCAGACCCGCTTTGCCTGCGGTACCCGCATGGTCACCAGCATCACTGAAATCACCGGCATGGAAAGCGGCAAGATCCTGCTGCAGGAACTGTTCCGTTTCGCCAGCCAGGGTTTCGATGGCAAGGCCGGCAAAGTGCGGGGCTGCTTTACCGGTTGCGACCTGGTGCCGACGTTTTACGATGACTTGCGCGCCGCCGGCATCACGCCGGACATGTCGATCTTCAAGCCCGACGCGACGCTGGCACCGGCACCGAGGGATCTGGCATGA